One region of Peribacillus simplex genomic DNA includes:
- a CDS encoding DMT family transporter produces MNKYVLLLLISGIWGSQFFFIALVIDDVGVITLSAFKACIGGICLLFIGFFLSKEERRVNRSYYKWYIIIAVFEVVLPFAFIAQGQKTVPSSIAAMLIGMVPVFTILFLIAFFKRKSTRGEITSILFGFAGIVFLSWPTQGFQDFFNSIQGSILLILAAMSFGLSLIIMEKLNEGSSVIHMRNVLLIASAFLIPMSLLFEQSFKLDIERSQSIYLAILGIFHAGVVYALFNRLIRQEGALFTSFSNYIVPVIGMILGFYFLHEALSIHQLIGMGIIMMSLVFLDKKLMKKLIRK; encoded by the coding sequence ATGAATAAATATGTGTTGTTACTCTTGATTAGTGGTATATGGGGATCTCAATTCTTCTTTATTGCATTAGTTATAGATGATGTTGGGGTTATTACTTTGTCAGCCTTCAAAGCATGTATCGGTGGTATCTGTTTACTCTTCATTGGTTTTTTCTTATCAAAAGAAGAGCGCAGAGTAAATAGGAGTTATTATAAATGGTATATAATCATTGCGGTTTTCGAAGTTGTACTGCCATTCGCGTTTATTGCACAGGGGCAGAAAACGGTGCCTAGCAGTATCGCAGCGATGCTGATTGGAATGGTTCCTGTCTTTACCATCCTCTTTTTAATAGCATTTTTCAAAAGAAAAAGCACAAGGGGGGAGATTACAAGTATCCTATTCGGATTTGCAGGTATTGTTTTCCTATCATGGCCAACACAAGGATTCCAAGACTTTTTTAACAGTATTCAGGGTAGTATCCTATTGATATTGGCTGCCATGAGTTTTGGATTATCATTGATTATCATGGAGAAATTAAACGAGGGGTCTTCCGTTATTCATATGAGAAATGTATTACTGATTGCCAGTGCATTTCTAATCCCCATGTCCCTTTTGTTTGAGCAATCTTTCAAATTGGATATAGAACGATCTCAATCCATCTACTTAGCGATTTTAGGCATATTCCATGCGGGTGTTGTTTATGCATTATTTAATAGGCTGATTCGGCAAGAAGGCGCTTTATTTACTTCATTTAGTAATTATATAGTGCCTGTCATCGGAATGATTCTAGGCTTTTACTTTTTACATGAAGCGCTGTCTATTCATCAATTGATTGGAATGGGTATAATTATGATGTCATTAGTTTTTTTAGACAAAAAATTAATGAAAAAGTTGATAAGAAAGTAG
- a CDS encoding MFS transporter: MNYKRFVFYQGTVGMAASMIFPFYILLIKNVGTSYSQFGWAYGIFSLTAALSYPLIGKLTDKAGDKAFLLIYSWGMALILLAFPLAYEIWHVYLLQIIMGVLGAVQKNTEKTVLARYVKKTTAGKEIGNYHVWTSIGAAAAVIATGYLVDFLTIGSIFYLASLMFAWSGFIIMKMEKKASLSNAE, from the coding sequence ATGAATTATAAACGTTTCGTTTTTTACCAAGGCACTGTTGGAATGGCTGCCAGCATGATCTTCCCTTTTTATATTTTGCTAATCAAAAATGTAGGTACCAGCTATTCGCAATTCGGATGGGCATATGGCATATTCTCACTGACTGCAGCACTTAGTTACCCTTTAATCGGAAAATTAACGGATAAAGCCGGTGACAAAGCATTTCTCCTTATCTATTCATGGGGGATGGCACTTATCCTTCTTGCCTTTCCTCTCGCATATGAAATTTGGCATGTCTATCTCCTGCAGATTATTATGGGGGTTCTTGGGGCTGTTCAAAAAAACACTGAAAAAACGGTACTTGCAAGGTATGTTAAGAAAACAACAGCGGGTAAGGAAATTGGAAACTACCATGTTTGGACATCCATTGGTGCTGCAGCTGCCGTGATTGCAACCGGATATTTAGTCGACTTTTTAACGATTGGAAGCATCTTTTATCTTGCATCCTTAATGTTTGCCTGGAGTGGATTTATTATAATGAAGATGGAGAAAAAAGCTTCACTATCTAATGCAGAATAA
- a CDS encoding FAD-binding oxidoreductase, with translation MKRFFFIILYAVLFGFSLQAFQFKLDHPIAEDISRLMPVKMKAINAEDSEEAIKKVVLEAAKNDDPISIAGMQHSQGGQTLYPKGILLDMKQYDKILDLDVKEKRITVESGATWADLQRYINPYGLALKVSQSQNIFTIGGSLSVNVHGRDIRHHALIETVESFRLLNAKGQILTVSREENPELFSSVIGGYGLFGVILDVTLDLTDDELYKIKTKSLHYDEYTSYFKRDVLQNDDVKMHLARISVAPGSYLDEMYVTDYYRANDQAQLSNYNTLKRETIVAVPKFFLGLSRYNDWGKKRFWETQETYTANIDGNLVSRNNVMRSDSAFMDYSNPSKTEVLQEYFVPIDQFADYIDDLRKTLFDEKDFNLLNITIRYVEHNDESLMSYAKDDMFALVMLINQGTDNESKENTGRVIRDMINVTLDHNGSYYLPYYGYPTKTQLFEAYPRTKEFFQLKKKYDPDNRFMNLFYEEYHP, from the coding sequence ATGAAACGATTTTTCTTTATCATCCTATATGCAGTATTATTTGGTTTTTCCCTGCAGGCCTTCCAATTCAAGCTTGACCACCCTATTGCAGAAGATATCAGCCGGCTGATGCCAGTTAAAATGAAAGCGATAAATGCAGAAGATAGTGAAGAAGCAATCAAAAAGGTCGTTTTGGAAGCTGCAAAAAATGATGATCCCATTTCCATTGCCGGTATGCAGCATAGCCAAGGGGGACAGACACTATATCCAAAAGGCATCCTGCTTGATATGAAGCAATATGATAAGATCCTTGATTTGGATGTAAAAGAAAAACGCATCACGGTAGAAAGCGGAGCAACCTGGGCTGATCTACAGAGATATATCAACCCATATGGACTTGCACTGAAGGTCAGTCAATCCCAAAACATTTTTACCATAGGAGGTTCTTTGAGCGTTAATGTCCATGGCCGCGATATCCGTCATCATGCCTTGATAGAAACCGTGGAATCTTTTAGATTGCTTAACGCGAAAGGACAAATCCTGACGGTGAGCCGCGAAGAAAATCCTGAGCTCTTCTCTTCGGTTATTGGCGGATACGGTTTATTTGGAGTGATACTTGATGTGACACTCGACCTTACCGATGACGAACTTTATAAAATTAAAACTAAATCACTCCATTATGATGAATATACATCGTATTTTAAAAGAGATGTTCTTCAAAACGATGATGTCAAAATGCATCTGGCAAGAATATCTGTTGCTCCTGGCTCCTATTTGGACGAAATGTATGTAACGGATTATTATAGGGCAAATGACCAAGCACAGCTATCAAACTACAATACTCTCAAACGGGAAACGATCGTTGCCGTGCCTAAATTCTTTCTTGGTCTATCGCGTTATAATGACTGGGGTAAAAAAAGGTTTTGGGAAACTCAGGAGACTTACACGGCCAATATTGATGGTAACTTGGTTTCCAGGAACAATGTGATGCGGTCGGATTCTGCCTTTATGGATTACAGCAATCCCTCCAAAACTGAAGTGCTGCAAGAATACTTCGTTCCGATTGATCAATTTGCTGATTATATCGATGATCTAAGAAAAACTTTATTCGATGAAAAAGATTTTAATTTATTAAATATTACAATTCGTTATGTGGAACATAATGATGAATCACTCATGTCCTATGCCAAAGATGATATGTTCGCTCTTGTAATGCTCATCAATCAAGGGACAGATAACGAAAGTAAGGAAAATACGGGAAGGGTCATCCGCGACATGATCAATGTGACGCTTGACCATAATGGCAGCTACTATTTGCCCTATTATGGGTATCCAACCAAGACACAATTATTTGAAGCCTATCCGCGTACTAAGGAATTCTTTCAATTAAAAAAGAAATATGATCCTGATAACCGCTTCATGAATCTTTTCTATGAGGAGTACCATCCATGA
- a CDS encoding TetR/AcrR family transcriptional regulator — MIDPRKKQHRGEKTREEILKISLKIFSEKGYDKVTVDEIVKKASRQKGHFTNTFQQNRIFF, encoded by the coding sequence ATGATTGATCCAAGAAAGAAACAGCATAGGGGAGAAAAGACTCGTGAAGAAATTTTAAAAATATCCTTAAAGATATTTAGCGAAAAAGGTTATGATAAAGTTACAGTTGACGAAATCGTGAAAAAAGCCTCACGTCAAAAGGGTCATTTTACCAACACTTTTCAGCAAAATCGGATATTTTTTTAG
- a CDS encoding MFS transporter has translation MNHFSGEIEKRTINKTMRRILPFILILYSIAYLDRVNLGYAALQMNAELALSAEVFGLLSGIFFIGYFFFEVPSNMIMHKVGARIWIARIMISWGLVVILTGFAQTTMHLYILRFLLGVAEAGFFPGIILYLTYWFRARERGRATAALLLALPIGGLIGAPVSTWILDNISWFGMAGWRWMFILEGIPAIIIGVVVVFYLTNRPTNAKWLSKEESDWLEGELSAERKVSSKINKVTKLDMLKDSKIWKLSLFYFAGYTSIYGLSFWMPTIIKSLSENATTNLEIGWLAMIPSLVGIPAVIFVGWNSDRTNAHKPHLLVCLLIAVTGFIGCGFSDGVFMMVLMLTITSFGLYGFSGCFFAYMTFFFTESTAPVGIAIVNSFAALGGFVGPMILGTVAFTQGMFILSGLLVIGVITLLSLKLSSASEENTIKEVEVNINHL, from the coding sequence ATGAATCATTTCAGTGGTGAAATAGAGAAAAGAACGATCAATAAAACGATGAGACGCATTCTTCCATTTATCTTGATCCTTTATAGCATTGCATACTTGGACAGGGTCAATTTAGGCTATGCTGCTTTACAAATGAACGCAGAATTAGCTTTATCCGCTGAGGTTTTTGGATTGCTTTCCGGTATTTTCTTTATTGGCTATTTCTTCTTTGAAGTTCCAAGCAACATGATCATGCATAAAGTGGGAGCTCGGATATGGATTGCCCGTATAATGATTTCGTGGGGACTTGTTGTCATATTAACAGGTTTTGCGCAAACAACGATGCATTTATACATTCTCCGTTTTTTATTAGGTGTCGCCGAAGCTGGATTTTTCCCTGGTATAATTTTGTATTTAACATATTGGTTCAGGGCCCGTGAAAGAGGACGGGCAACAGCGGCCCTGCTTTTAGCCTTACCGATTGGCGGATTGATTGGTGCACCTGTGTCGACATGGATTCTTGACAATATTTCCTGGTTCGGTATGGCAGGGTGGAGATGGATGTTCATCCTTGAAGGGATTCCGGCCATTATTATTGGAGTTGTTGTTGTTTTCTATTTAACTAATAGACCCACTAACGCTAAATGGTTATCTAAGGAAGAAAGCGATTGGTTAGAAGGGGAGTTGAGTGCTGAAAGAAAAGTAAGCTCGAAAATAAATAAAGTCACTAAGCTTGATATGCTGAAAGATTCGAAAATCTGGAAGTTGTCACTTTTTTATTTCGCTGGGTACACATCTATCTATGGATTGTCATTCTGGATGCCAACCATCATAAAATCTTTATCGGAAAATGCAACAACCAATTTAGAAATAGGCTGGTTAGCGATGATTCCTTCGTTAGTCGGTATACCTGCGGTTATATTTGTTGGCTGGAATTCTGATCGGACGAATGCACATAAACCACACTTGCTTGTTTGTCTCCTGATAGCAGTTACCGGATTTATCGGGTGCGGCTTTTCAGATGGTGTCTTTATGATGGTGCTGATGTTAACGATTACATCATTCGGGTTATACGGTTTCAGTGGATGTTTCTTTGCCTATATGACATTTTTCTTCACTGAGTCCACTGCACCAGTTGGCATAGCCATAGTCAATTCATTTGCAGCATTAGGCGGTTTTGTAGGGCCGATGATTCTTGGAACTGTTGCCTTTACTCAAGGTATGTTTATTTTATCAGGATTACTTGTGATAGGGGTCATCACTCTATTATCATTAAAATTGTCAAGTGCTTCAGAAGAAAACACCATTAAAGAAGTTGAAGTCAATATTAATCATTTATAA
- a CDS encoding helix-turn-helix transcriptional regulator, translating to MRWKWGDDVEIHLVAKDEIEAQGIRWIIESHLTGVRLILWKTIEEFEKGIRNQQPEFVILDMDIWTDESEAMGVSLKRRGIRWLGISSERIFQTAYRALRFRAEDVLFRPFSSADLVKHIQQLRFQLRNDQGLFSTNAMHGEKTLDIGYPDFFLTDRRHESRITMVAFLTPDKKTLPLVYDELQRYSFTGKNQIFALSDFILCVQETKETDVYKEEYQAFLAHWKERMDEPLAIIIKAANPDESLKRMYQQTREFTRQIFFDGYDIILVESQQTSPQEMDPFLTPLEQRLWIEMLERRDAKAIRNWIEREFLTFQQPYPDPEIVRIRLTSVLAQIRRHMKSYNLQNASLEAIYYDVFQQIVHKPVIHQIVKELHAFTTHLLLQDHGQLQEGARTLSEKARELIESNYWDAQWNLATCADTLRVNKSTLSRRFAAESGESFRNTLHQVRIREAKRLLKETDLSLEEIAQLAGYSHQTYFNAKFKLLEACTPSAYRSGL from the coding sequence ATGAGGTGGAAATGGGGGGATGATGTGGAAATTCATTTGGTGGCAAAAGATGAGATTGAGGCTCAAGGAATTCGTTGGATAATCGAGTCGCACCTAACGGGAGTTAGACTGATCTTATGGAAAACGATTGAAGAATTTGAAAAGGGAATTCGTAATCAGCAACCGGAATTCGTTATTTTGGATATGGATATTTGGACGGATGAAAGTGAGGCGATGGGTGTTTCGTTAAAGCGGAGGGGAATTCGATGGTTAGGCATTTCATCTGAGCGAATCTTTCAAACAGCTTATCGGGCCTTGCGTTTTCGTGCGGAAGATGTTCTATTCCGTCCTTTTTCTTCAGCGGATTTGGTAAAGCATATCCAACAATTGCGTTTTCAATTGAGAAATGATCAAGGTCTTTTCTCGACAAACGCCATGCATGGTGAGAAAACGCTTGATATCGGTTATCCTGATTTCTTCTTGACAGACCGGAGACATGAAAGTCGAATAACCATGGTGGCATTTTTGACACCTGATAAAAAGACCCTTCCTTTAGTTTATGATGAACTGCAACGATATTCTTTTACTGGGAAGAATCAAATCTTCGCTTTATCGGATTTTATTTTATGCGTCCAGGAAACAAAGGAAACTGATGTATATAAGGAAGAATACCAAGCGTTCCTGGCTCACTGGAAAGAAAGAATGGATGAGCCTCTTGCCATCATAATAAAAGCGGCAAATCCTGATGAATCTTTAAAAAGGATGTACCAGCAAACACGTGAATTTACAAGACAAATCTTTTTCGATGGATATGATATCATTTTAGTCGAAAGTCAACAAACTTCGCCTCAGGAGATGGATCCATTCCTCACTCCCCTTGAACAAAGACTTTGGATAGAAATGCTTGAAAGACGGGATGCAAAAGCTATCAGGAACTGGATCGAACGTGAATTCCTTACTTTTCAACAACCATACCCTGACCCAGAAATCGTTCGTATTCGCCTTACAAGCGTTCTTGCGCAGATCCGTAGGCATATGAAATCATATAATTTGCAAAATGCATCTCTAGAAGCAATATACTATGACGTATTTCAGCAAATCGTCCATAAACCAGTCATTCATCAAATAGTAAAAGAGCTGCATGCGTTCACCACCCATTTACTTCTGCAGGATCATGGGCAATTACAGGAAGGAGCTCGCACACTTAGCGAAAAAGCAAGAGAGCTGATCGAGTCCAACTATTGGGACGCCCAATGGAATCTAGCGACCTGTGCAGATACTCTGCGTGTCAATAAAAGCACACTCAGCCGTCGTTTTGCGGCTGAATCCGGCGAGTCTTTTCGCAATACGCTGCATCAAGTTCGAATTAGGGAAGCTAAACGCTTATTAAAGGAAACGGATTTATCATTGGAGGAAATCGCACAATTAGCCGGTTATTCACATCAAACCTATTTCAATGCCAAATTCAAACTGCTTGAAGCTTGTACTCCATCAGCTTATCGGTCTGGATTATAA
- the hutU gene encoding urocanate hydratase: MNTITNKVIRYTGTDLHTKGWQQEAVLRMLMNNLDPEVAERPEDLVVYGGIGKAARNWECFDAIVKSLKELEEDETLLVQSGKPVAIFKTHTDAPRVLLANSNIVPAYANWETFHELDKKGLMMYGQMTAGSWIYIGSQGIVQGTYETFAELAKQHFNNSLKGTITLTAGLGGMGGAQPLAVTMNGGVCIGIDVDETRIDRRIETRYTDVKTDSLDEAIRLAKEAKLAGKALSIGLIGNASDLLPEMIARNFIPDVLTDQTSAHDPLNGYTPSGLSMEEAAELRNANPEEYIKLSKASMAKHVRAMLEMMEKGAVTFDYGNNIRQVAKDEGVENAFDFPGFVPAYIRPQFCEGKGPFRWVALSGDPEDIYKTDQAILREFADNEHLCNWIRMAQEKIQFQGLPSRICWLGYGERARFGKILNDMVASGELKAPIVIGRDHLDSGSVASPNRETEAMKDGSDVVADWPILNAMVNAVGGATWVSVHHGGGVGMGYSMHAGVVIVADGTKEAGARIERVLTTDPGMGVVRHVDAGYELAEETARERGINIPMLNKGIDKQ, from the coding sequence ATGAACACGATTACAAACAAGGTTATCCGCTATACAGGTACTGATTTGCATACGAAAGGATGGCAACAAGAGGCAGTGCTTAGAATGCTGATGAATAATCTGGATCCTGAAGTCGCAGAACGTCCAGAAGATTTGGTGGTATATGGAGGGATTGGGAAAGCAGCTCGTAACTGGGAATGCTTTGATGCAATCGTCAAATCACTAAAAGAGCTTGAAGAAGATGAAACTTTATTGGTCCAATCAGGGAAACCGGTGGCCATTTTTAAAACGCATACGGATGCACCACGTGTCCTGCTTGCAAATTCAAATATCGTCCCGGCGTATGCGAACTGGGAAACATTCCATGAACTTGATAAAAAGGGATTGATGATGTATGGGCAAATGACAGCTGGTAGCTGGATTTATATTGGTTCGCAAGGTATCGTTCAGGGTACTTACGAGACATTTGCCGAGCTTGCTAAACAACATTTCAATAACTCGTTAAAAGGCACCATTACTCTAACTGCAGGTTTAGGCGGAATGGGGGGGGCACAGCCGCTAGCAGTTACGATGAACGGTGGTGTCTGTATCGGGATCGATGTTGATGAGACAAGAATTGACAGGAGGATTGAGACCCGTTATACCGATGTGAAAACGGATTCTTTGGATGAAGCCATTCGTTTAGCTAAAGAAGCAAAACTTGCTGGAAAAGCTTTATCTATCGGTTTGATTGGGAATGCGTCCGATCTTCTTCCTGAAATGATCGCAAGGAACTTTATTCCGGATGTCCTGACTGATCAAACTTCCGCCCATGATCCGCTAAATGGATATACACCTTCAGGTTTGTCTATGGAGGAAGCGGCAGAATTACGGAATGCGAATCCGGAAGAGTATATTAAACTCTCTAAAGCTTCAATGGCCAAACATGTAAGGGCGATGCTTGAAATGATGGAAAAAGGAGCCGTGACGTTTGATTATGGCAACAATATCCGTCAAGTTGCGAAAGATGAAGGGGTAGAGAATGCTTTTGACTTCCCGGGCTTCGTTCCAGCTTATATCCGTCCACAATTTTGTGAAGGTAAAGGTCCATTCCGCTGGGTGGCTTTATCTGGTGATCCAGAAGACATTTATAAAACAGACCAAGCGATTTTACGCGAATTCGCTGATAATGAACATTTATGTAACTGGATCAGGATGGCTCAAGAAAAAATCCAGTTCCAAGGCCTGCCGTCCCGCATATGCTGGCTTGGTTATGGGGAGCGCGCCCGTTTTGGTAAAATCCTAAATGATATGGTTGCAAGCGGTGAATTGAAGGCCCCGATAGTAATTGGGCGTGACCATTTGGATTCAGGCTCTGTTGCTTCGCCAAATCGTGAAACGGAAGCCATGAAGGATGGTTCGGATGTAGTAGCTGACTGGCCGATCTTAAATGCAATGGTGAATGCAGTGGGCGGTGCAACCTGGGTTTCCGTACATCATGGCGGCGGCGTAGGAATGGGTTACTCCATGCATGCAGGCGTTGTAATTGTGGCAGACGGAACCAAAGAAGCAGGAGCAAGGATTGAGCGAGTGTTGACAACGGATCCTGGGATGGGCGTAGTGCGTCATGTTGATGCAGGGTATGAACTGGCAGAGGAAACAGCCCGTGAAAGAGGAATTAATATCCCAATGCTTAATAAAGGAATTGATAAACAATGA
- the hutI gene encoding imidazolonepropionase has translation MKKPIWIKHATQLATLTSDRKGPRSKEAMSELGLIEDGSIWMESGLIQAIGTTKELEELYADRMHEAEVFDASGHLVTPGLVDPHTHVVYGGSREREFEMRLEGATYMDIMNGGGGIHATTRMTREASEEELMEQTTRRLDSFLAHGVTTVEGKSGYGMNLETELKQLRVMKKLQEEHPIDLVPTFMGAHAVPKDYKGREDEFVDHLINDMLPIVSEEKLAEFNDVFCEKGVFTPEQSERILKAGKKYGLIPKIHADEIEPYGGAELAAEIGAISAEHLLKASEEGIQAMAKSGTIACLLPATALYLREDAAPGRRMVDEGVAVAISTDCNPGSSPTTSMPLVMNLACISMRLTPAEALTAATYNAACAINRQEKVGSLEVGKQADVVLWNVENYQELQYLFGVNHVKSVWKKGVQVVNDRVKAVSKSLTGL, from the coding sequence ATGAAAAAACCAATTTGGATAAAACATGCCACTCAACTTGCTACCCTTACCTCTGATAGGAAAGGTCCTCGTTCCAAAGAGGCAATGTCGGAGCTGGGGTTGATTGAAGATGGAAGCATATGGATGGAATCTGGTTTGATCCAAGCGATCGGTACGACCAAGGAATTGGAAGAACTCTATGCAGATAGAATGCATGAAGCTGAAGTTTTCGATGCTTCTGGCCATTTAGTGACGCCAGGGCTAGTTGATCCCCATACGCATGTTGTATATGGCGGGAGTCGTGAGCGTGAATTTGAAATGCGTCTTGAAGGTGCAACATATATGGACATAATGAACGGGGGCGGGGGCATTCATGCAACAACCCGCATGACCCGGGAAGCAAGTGAAGAAGAGTTGATGGAACAAACCACAAGGCGTCTTGATTCGTTTCTCGCTCATGGCGTGACTACAGTAGAAGGTAAAAGCGGTTACGGAATGAATTTGGAAACTGAGTTAAAGCAATTGCGGGTGATGAAGAAGTTACAGGAGGAGCATCCGATTGACCTTGTTCCTACTTTTATGGGAGCCCATGCAGTTCCAAAGGATTATAAAGGCCGTGAGGATGAATTTGTCGACCATTTGATAAATGATATGCTTCCAATTGTCTCTGAAGAGAAGCTTGCTGAATTCAATGATGTATTTTGTGAAAAGGGGGTTTTTACCCCTGAACAATCAGAGCGTATTTTAAAGGCGGGAAAAAAGTACGGTTTGATCCCTAAAATTCATGCCGATGAAATTGAGCCATACGGTGGAGCAGAACTTGCTGCCGAAATAGGAGCGATTTCAGCTGAACATTTATTAAAGGCTTCCGAAGAGGGGATTCAAGCTATGGCTAAGTCAGGAACCATTGCCTGCTTGCTTCCAGCCACAGCTTTGTATTTAAGAGAAGATGCGGCTCCAGGACGCCGAATGGTTGATGAAGGTGTAGCGGTTGCCATTTCGACTGATTGCAATCCTGGATCCTCGCCGACGACTTCTATGCCTCTTGTCATGAACCTGGCATGCATCTCGATGCGGCTTACCCCTGCTGAAGCACTAACGGCGGCAACATACAATGCTGCTTGTGCAATCAACAGACAAGAAAAGGTAGGTTCGCTTGAAGTCGGAAAACAAGCCGATGTCGTTTTATGGAATGTAGAAAACTATCAGGAATTGCAATATTTATTTGGAGTTAATCACGTTAAGTCCGTATGGAAAAAGGGTGTTCAAGTTGTGAATGATAGAGTGAAGGCTGTATCCAAAAGCCTGACTGGTCTATAA
- a CDS encoding MFS transporter codes for MLRNNYRYFIIFMIILITIINYIDRGALSYAQAEIIKEFNLDPVSWGAILGYFGYGYIFGALFGGALADKKGPKFMWIIAGTTWSFFEIGTIFAGHIGAAFFGGSALAGFAVFRVLFGFAEGPTLSTMNRTMANWVSPKEKGFAVALGLVGTPIGALITAPIVVGLLTFTNWKVTFVILGILGFIWVAIWNKVFTNLPEDHPRVSKPELEEIRRADILIKGETKLDEQINVPWYHFFKNPTLVFNAIGYFAFLYVNILLLTWTPKYLQDEFNYSLSSLSYIGMIPWVGAIITGLLGGKISDILRRKTGNLRIARSWFTVASLFCTAVCFMLIPTVESAAAVLALMCIGNAFNYLPNSIYWIVVLDTEPNKAGTFGGVTHFIANLATIIAPTLTGSLVAIYGYNAMFIAASIAVTIGMIAMVFVKPGKQGNSSETTHNLVS; via the coding sequence ATGTTGAGAAATAACTATCGTTATTTTATCATTTTTATGATTATTCTTATTACAATCATTAATTATATTGATAGAGGTGCACTTTCATATGCCCAAGCTGAAATCATCAAGGAGTTCAATTTAGATCCAGTAAGTTGGGGAGCAATACTAGGTTACTTTGGATATGGTTATATATTCGGCGCACTATTTGGAGGAGCATTGGCAGATAAAAAAGGCCCGAAATTCATGTGGATTATTGCTGGAACCACATGGTCTTTTTTTGAAATCGGGACAATATTCGCAGGTCACATAGGTGCAGCATTTTTTGGAGGGTCAGCATTAGCAGGATTTGCTGTATTTCGTGTATTATTTGGGTTTGCTGAAGGACCTACCTTATCAACGATGAACCGAACGATGGCAAACTGGGTATCCCCTAAAGAAAAAGGGTTTGCTGTAGCACTTGGATTAGTTGGAACGCCAATTGGAGCATTAATTACTGCACCCATCGTAGTAGGTCTTCTAACATTCACTAACTGGAAAGTAACATTTGTTATTCTCGGTATATTAGGCTTTATTTGGGTAGCAATTTGGAATAAAGTATTTACAAACTTACCTGAAGATCATCCAAGAGTCTCGAAACCCGAACTAGAAGAAATTCGAAGAGCAGATATTTTAATTAAAGGTGAGACGAAATTAGACGAACAAATAAATGTGCCATGGTACCATTTTTTTAAAAACCCTACGTTAGTATTTAATGCCATTGGATATTTTGCCTTTTTATATGTAAATATTTTATTACTTACATGGACCCCAAAATATCTGCAAGATGAATTTAATTATTCACTTTCTTCTCTTTCATATATTGGTATGATTCCCTGGGTAGGAGCTATTATCACTGGACTATTAGGTGGTAAAATCTCCGATATATTACGTAGAAAAACAGGGAATTTACGTATTGCCAGATCTTGGTTCACAGTAGCATCCTTATTTTGTACAGCTGTTTGTTTTATGTTGATCCCAACTGTCGAGAGTGCTGCAGCAGTACTTGCATTAATGTGTATAGGCAATGCCTTTAATTATTTACCAAATTCCATCTATTGGATTGTGGTTCTGGATACAGAACCAAATAAAGCAGGAACTTTTGGGGGAGTAACTCATTTTATTGCGAATCTAGCGACTATTATTGCCCCAACCCTAACAGGAAGTCTTGTCGCCATATATGGATATAATGCCATGTTTATCGCAGCTTCAATAGCCGTAACGATTGGCATGATAGCCATGGTTTTCGTGAAACCAGGCAAACAAGGTAACTCATCTGAAACTACCCATAATCTGGTTAGCTAA